A genomic segment from Rubrobacter tropicus encodes:
- a CDS encoding LutC/YkgG family protein, which produces MADRAEFLQKVRHRTQRGRYKPTNAPDVAWTPKDEPRHSPQVEDPPARFLEELEALGGHGVRVASVDEARDHVLSVVRERGANLLVRWDVEELEALGVDEPLGRAGVGVAVWRDLEDFREVAGKADVGLSTAAWAVAETGTLVLEGGPGMGRSVTLLPPTYVAVVRVDQILRTVPEAIEKYSGGPLPANVCFHTGPSRSGDIEMSLFVGMHGPGDVHVILVG; this is translated from the coding sequence GTGGCCGACCGCGCCGAGTTTCTCCAGAAGGTTCGCCACCGCACCCAGCGGGGCCGCTACAAGCCGACCAACGCCCCGGACGTCGCCTGGACCCCCAAAGACGAACCGCGCCACAGCCCGCAGGTAGAGGACCCACCCGCCCGGTTCCTCGAAGAGCTCGAAGCCCTCGGGGGGCACGGGGTGCGCGTCGCGAGCGTGGACGAAGCCAGGGATCACGTCCTCTCCGTGGTGCGCGAAAGAGGGGCGAACCTCCTGGTCCGCTGGGACGTCGAAGAGCTCGAAGCTCTAGGCGTGGACGAACCGCTCGGACGAGCCGGTGTGGGCGTCGCTGTCTGGCGGGACCTCGAAGACTTCCGCGAGGTGGCCGGCAAAGCGGACGTCGGGCTCTCCACGGCCGCCTGGGCGGTCGCCGAGACCGGGACGCTCGTCCTCGAAGGCGGCCCCGGGATGGGCCGGTCGGTGACGCTCCTGCCGCCCACCTACGTGGCGGTCGTGAGGGTAGACCAGATCCTGCGCACCGTTCCCGAAGCCATAGAAAAATACTCAGGGGGACCGCTACCGGCCAACGTCTGCTTCCACACGGGGCCGAGCCGGTCGGGAGACATAGAGATGTCGCTCTTCGTCGGGATGCACGGCCCGGGCGACGTGCACGTGATCCTGGTGGGATAG